TGTTAAACACGTTTCATATCGTATATCGTAGTCGTAAATATTTGCATGTTCTGGTTGTggtactctctctctctctctctctctctctgtctttctcgcAGATTCCTTCATTCTCTTTTGTATTAGTTAGTACATTGATTTAATAGCTgattctattttcattttcggcCTGTATTTATGCAGTCAAGCATTAAGTTCCCTGctcattaattataaatgtcaATCGTAGTCGTTTTTAatgatttgtattttgttttccatttttcccccattttgttttttgtttgtttttgtttttggccttTGTTTGGCATCGACTTCTCCATTTACATGCTAAACATTGGCAGTTAGTGTtacggcacacacacacacacacaaacatttacatacacacacacactctctctctctcttcacaCCTTTCCCTTCAACTTAGCACACTTTTTGTAGTTACTGTTGTCTGTccatttggttttggtttctttCCATGTTGTCCTTGGCTCTCTCGGCCAGCTTCAGCCTACTTCCGGCTGGCCATTGTCCACGGTCCAAGCTGCCGTTATCAGCGCCCTGTCATCTTTAATAAGCAGCAATGTCCGCTATCAtggaatttcatttcattgacACTTTCTTATTGTATGTCTAAGGACGGTCAGCGAccctttttaattttgcaaatcTTGCTGCGCTCATAACAATGAAATAAACAGCACATTCCCAATGCGCAGAGCACAGCGGGAAGCGAAGCCAGCAGCGGGGTGGTAGGGGCAATGGGAGGTGCCTGACTGCGGACTGCGGACTGCGACCTTTGCCTATTAATTATGCTACCAAAGAAGCTGCCACAAGTAACCATTTTAAAAGCATACAACGTcgactgccacgcccacaacgcATAAGGCACATACATAATTCAGAGTCATCCAAGTGGCCATAAGTCAGCCTGTTGCCCGTTCCTGTTTTGGGGTTTGATCTGGGAACTCATCTACTATTTACATACTTGTATCTTTCCTTATTGTGACTATCTCACCAAGTTTCTCTTACTCTCCTCTTCGCTCCTGTCTATTGCTTTCATCCATAGTGTATATCCCACCCCCTCAACTTGATTATGCTTcttgtttgctttttcttcTCTCTTCCCCTCTTTATAGCCCCATACTTTGGGTGGCTGAGTACAAGCTGGTAGAGTATATTGATGGAACATCGGTGCCAGTTTGCCTGACGCAGGCGATTGGTGTATCCACCGTTGCTTTCTTTCTGATGACCATATCCGTGTTCTTCGTGCTGCCATTTCTAATGCTGATTATCCTCTATGGCATTATTGCAAGGAACCTCATATCCAACCAGGGTCCCATGCTGCGTGCCCGTCCCACCAAACCGGAGCTCAGTCTAAAGGCCAGAAAGCAGGTGGTCCTTATGCTGGGCGCCGTTGTTCTCTCCTTCTTCGTCTGCCTGCTGCCATTTCGAGTGCTCACGCTTTTGATCATACTGAGCACGGAGCAGACGCTGCATGACATTGGACTGGCACGTTATTATAGTCTGCTGTACTTTTGCCGCATCATGCTGTACCTCAACTCGGCCATGAATCCCATACTCTACAATCTAATGTCCACCAAGTTTCGCAGGGGTTTCGCTCGTTTGTGCCACGATGCTGGACGCTGGCTCCTTAAGCTACTCACGCTGGGAGGCGGCAGTCGCAGTTCAAGTGAGTTACATGGACGCAGTGGCACCCTGTCCACGGGCACAGGAACCAACACCAATTCATccaatgcaacagcagcaaccaatTCGAGCATTTTGTCACGCAGCTCAAATCGACGCAACAGCGAAGATATCAGTCGGACACGCCTTAAAATTGAACTTCATATTCCATGTGGCAGCGATCAGGAGGCCATGGCCATGCTTCAGAATTCAACGACACGCAGCAAGAGGCGGGAAAGCGACAGCAGATTGCTGACCAACAAGAATCCGCGGAGGCACAAGCCACAAATTAGTTTCGATGAAGCTGTAATAGGCGGAGCTGCAAAGGAAACTGTAAATCTTGCTTAAAGAGGGAAAAAGCAAGTAGTaaaggctacagtcgagaaAGCCCGACCTTAAGAGACCTAGTActtattctataaaaaaaatacatagacCCAAAACTGCATTTCATGAATCATAGCAT
The genomic region above belongs to Drosophila innubila isolate TH190305 chromosome 3R unlocalized genomic scaffold, UK_Dinn_1.0 2_E_3R, whole genome shotgun sequence and contains:
- the LOC117792988 gene encoding growth hormone secretagogue receptor type 1 isoform X2, which produces MLPQIPSYIRTTAMFFCIIIMLLGVVGNVMVPIVIVKTKDMRNSTNIFLTNLSIADLLVLLVCTPTVLVEVNTRPETWVLGHEMCKAVPFVELTVAHASVLTILAISFERYYAICEPLKAGYVCTKARAILICVLAWGIAALFTSPILWVAEYKLVEYIDGTSVPVCLTQAIGVSTVAFFLMTISVFFVLPFLMLIILYGIIARNLISNQGPMLRARPTKPELSLKARKQVVLMLGAVVLSFFVCLLPFRVLTLLIILSTEQTLHDIGLARYYSLLYFCRIMLYLNSAMNPILYNLMSTKFRRGFARLCHDAGRWLLKLLTLGGGSRSSSELHGRSGTLSTGTGTNTNSSNATAATNSSILSRSSNRRNSEDISRTRLKIELHIPCGSDQEAMAMLQNSTTRSKRRESDSRLLTNKNPRRHKPQISFDEAVIGGAAKETVNLA